In one Aquila chrysaetos chrysaetos chromosome 24, bAquChr1.4, whole genome shotgun sequence genomic region, the following are encoded:
- the STKLD1 gene encoding serine/threonine kinase-like domain-containing protein STKLD1 isoform X2 encodes MEKYEVLEQLQPGALGTMLVVELKTEKGAEKKCIIKQVECIEEKQANEALKEARDLLKLHHSNICAYKELFVTWDNEISSLFLCLVMRHLGQGDLSSVIKEKRQKSEKIADMVIVKFLGQMVDALFYIHKQSIFHRNLKPSNILVTGEASFMLSDFSTETLMTDEMKWKIRVEENSKSWMAPETFVFSFTEKSDIWSLGCILLDMTTCFVLNAEEITSLLQDIRQDTSRLEGVLTLMQNEDNSSLPLFSILFMMLQIEPSMRPTAKDLTDVPFIRECLTVAGASSVKLKKSLPPKIIDVLLEGGIESVLDFMQAFWDIEEVQAKAIQHLASFIRDKSALPYLRTFTELITFAMKTHVDSLKLQVDGCSLLLEILSQEQDVVMALDENVTSSLLDTVRKYSENEELLSLVCTLLMMISASEVAAENLRKVGVIPDLLSILRNFLHNEKICLSCCGVLWSLAVSENNVDQALLKSAVPVTSAVLQEHLQNGRVTESACSALWALSLQGCLTENEYEPTTALLLDVLRMNPERPVLVKNACLALASLLRLSEISALRFITDSKGSGINVIKDAYHLHFDDLEVVESICMLTNEMVQYGEMVVLLVESLSLPHSQKVAKNTVTVAAQGRVSCSQRGLCVQERINWN; translated from the exons ATGGAGAAATATGAG gtgctggagcagctccagcctggggcGCTGGGCACTATGCTCGTAGTTGAATTGAAAACCGAAAAGGGTGCGGAGAAGAAATGTATAATAAAGCAG GTTGAATGCattgaggaaaagcaagcaaatgagGCCTTGAAGGAG gCAAGGGATTTGCTTAAACTTCATCATTCAAACATCTGTGCTTACAAGGAATTGTTTGTGACTTGGGATAATGAG ATATCATCTCTGTTCCTTTGTCTGGTAATGCGGCACTTAGGCCAAGGAGATCTTTCATCTGTaatcaaggaaaaaaggcagaagtcagaaaaaataGCGGACATG GTGATTGTGAAGTTCCTGGGGCAGATGGTGGATGCTTTGTTTTATATACACAAACAAAGTATTTTCCACAG AAATCTCAAGCCATCAAACATACTTGTGACTGGTGAAGCATCCTTCATGCTTAGCGACTTCAGTACAGAAACACTTATGACAGATgagatgaaatggaaaataagagtGGAAGAAA ATAGCAAGTCTTGGATGGCTccagaaacatttgttttttcttttactgagaAATCTGACATCTGGTCTCTAGGTTGTATTCTACTTGACATGACGACCTGCTTTGTTCTGAAT GCAGAAGAGATAACTTCATTACTGCAGGATATTAGACAGGATACCAGCCGTCTTGAGGGAGTTCTGACATTAATGCAAAACGAAGATAACAGCtctttgcctttattttcaattttatttatgatGCTACAGATTGAGCCCAGCATGAGACCCACAGCAAA GGATCTGACTGATGTTCCATTTATTAGGGAATGCCTGACTGTTGCTGGTGCCTcttcagtaaaactgaaaaagtctTTGCCTCCCAAAATAATAGATGTGCTTCTTGAGGGAGGAATCGAAAGTGTTCTAG ATTTCATGCAGGCTTTCTGGGATATAGAAGAAGTACAGGCTAAAGCCATTCAGCACCTTGCCAGCTTTATAAGAGATAAAAGTG CCTTGCCCTATCTGCGAACGTTCACGGAATTGATCACTTTTGCCATGAAGACTCATGTAGATTCTCTCAAGTTACAAGTAGATGGTTGCAGTTTATTGCTTGAAATTCTTAGTCAAG AACAGGATGTGGTGATGGCCCTGGATGAGAATGTGACCAGCTCTCTGTTAGACACAGTGagaaaatactctgaaaatgaagagttACTTTCATTGGTCTGCACATTGTTGATGATGATTTCAGCCAGTG aagttgCTGCAGAGAATCTAAGGAAAGTTGGAGTAATTCCAGACCTTCTgtcaattttaagaaattttcttcataatgaaAAGATCTGCCTCTCTTGCTGTGGAGTTCTCTGGAGCTTGGCTGTGAGTG AGAATAATGTAGATCAAGCGTTGCTGAAAAGTGCTGTGCCTGTTACCTCTGCGGTCCTTCAAGAGCACCTCCAGAACGGAAGAGTTACGGAGTCTGCTTGCTCGGCTCTATGGGCATTGTCACTCCAAG gttgCTTAACTGAAAATGAGTATGAGCCCACAACAGCGCTTCTGCTGGATGTGCTCAGGATGAACCCAGAAAGACCAGTGCTGGTGAAGAATGCCTGCCTGGCATTAGCAAGCCTGCTAAGGCTATCTG AAATATCAGCTTTGAGATTCATAACAGATTCAAAAGGCAGTGGAATAAACGTGATCAAAGATGCCTATCACCTTCACTTTGATGATCTGGAAGTGGTGGAAAGTATCTGTATGCTGACTAACGAGATGGTTCAGTACGGTGAGATGGTGGTGTTACTTGTAGagtctctttctctcccccactCCCAAAAGGTAGCAAAGAATACCGTAACAGTAGCTGCTCAGGGACGTGTTAGTTGCTCTCAGCGAGGACTATGTGTCCAAGAGAGGATAAATTGGAACTGA
- the STKLD1 gene encoding serine/threonine kinase-like domain-containing protein STKLD1 isoform X6 — MEKYEVLEQLQPGALGTMLVVELKTEKGAEKKCIIKQVECIEEKQANEALKEARDLLKLHHSNICAYKELFVTWDNEISSLFLCLVMRHLGQGDLSSVIKEKRQKSEKIADMVIVKFLGQMVDALFYIHKQSIFHRNLKPSNILVTGEASFMLSDFSTETLMTDEMKWKIRVEENSKSWMAPETFVFSFTEKSDIWSLGCILLDMTTCFVLNAEEITSLLQDIRQDTSRLEGVLTLMQNEDNSSLPLFSILFMMLQIEPSMRPTAKDLTDVPFIRECLTVAGASSVKLKKSLPPKIIDVLLEGGIESVLDFMQAFWDIEEVQAKAIQHLASFIRDKSALPYLRTFTELITFAMKTHVDSLKLQVDGCSLLLEILSQEQDVVMALDENVTSSLLDTVRKYSENEELLSLVCTLLMMISASEVAAENLRKVGVIPDLLSILRNFLHNEKICLSCCGVLWSLAVSENNVDQALLKSAVPVTSAVLQEHLQNGRVTESACSALWALSLQGCLTENEYEPTTALLLDVLRMNPERPVLVKNACLALASLLRLSDEVVLDLLSQKMEELLSEIKIRFPSRLEIMTLVDATLLKLQK, encoded by the exons ATGGAGAAATATGAG gtgctggagcagctccagcctggggcGCTGGGCACTATGCTCGTAGTTGAATTGAAAACCGAAAAGGGTGCGGAGAAGAAATGTATAATAAAGCAG GTTGAATGCattgaggaaaagcaagcaaatgagGCCTTGAAGGAG gCAAGGGATTTGCTTAAACTTCATCATTCAAACATCTGTGCTTACAAGGAATTGTTTGTGACTTGGGATAATGAG ATATCATCTCTGTTCCTTTGTCTGGTAATGCGGCACTTAGGCCAAGGAGATCTTTCATCTGTaatcaaggaaaaaaggcagaagtcagaaaaaataGCGGACATG GTGATTGTGAAGTTCCTGGGGCAGATGGTGGATGCTTTGTTTTATATACACAAACAAAGTATTTTCCACAG AAATCTCAAGCCATCAAACATACTTGTGACTGGTGAAGCATCCTTCATGCTTAGCGACTTCAGTACAGAAACACTTATGACAGATgagatgaaatggaaaataagagtGGAAGAAA ATAGCAAGTCTTGGATGGCTccagaaacatttgttttttcttttactgagaAATCTGACATCTGGTCTCTAGGTTGTATTCTACTTGACATGACGACCTGCTTTGTTCTGAAT GCAGAAGAGATAACTTCATTACTGCAGGATATTAGACAGGATACCAGCCGTCTTGAGGGAGTTCTGACATTAATGCAAAACGAAGATAACAGCtctttgcctttattttcaattttatttatgatGCTACAGATTGAGCCCAGCATGAGACCCACAGCAAA GGATCTGACTGATGTTCCATTTATTAGGGAATGCCTGACTGTTGCTGGTGCCTcttcagtaaaactgaaaaagtctTTGCCTCCCAAAATAATAGATGTGCTTCTTGAGGGAGGAATCGAAAGTGTTCTAG ATTTCATGCAGGCTTTCTGGGATATAGAAGAAGTACAGGCTAAAGCCATTCAGCACCTTGCCAGCTTTATAAGAGATAAAAGTG CCTTGCCCTATCTGCGAACGTTCACGGAATTGATCACTTTTGCCATGAAGACTCATGTAGATTCTCTCAAGTTACAAGTAGATGGTTGCAGTTTATTGCTTGAAATTCTTAGTCAAG AACAGGATGTGGTGATGGCCCTGGATGAGAATGTGACCAGCTCTCTGTTAGACACAGTGagaaaatactctgaaaatgaagagttACTTTCATTGGTCTGCACATTGTTGATGATGATTTCAGCCAGTG aagttgCTGCAGAGAATCTAAGGAAAGTTGGAGTAATTCCAGACCTTCTgtcaattttaagaaattttcttcataatgaaAAGATCTGCCTCTCTTGCTGTGGAGTTCTCTGGAGCTTGGCTGTGAGTG AGAATAATGTAGATCAAGCGTTGCTGAAAAGTGCTGTGCCTGTTACCTCTGCGGTCCTTCAAGAGCACCTCCAGAACGGAAGAGTTACGGAGTCTGCTTGCTCGGCTCTATGGGCATTGTCACTCCAAG gttgCTTAACTGAAAATGAGTATGAGCCCACAACAGCGCTTCTGCTGGATGTGCTCAGGATGAACCCAGAAAGACCAGTGCTGGTGAAGAATGCCTGCCTGGCATTAGCAAGCCTGCTAAGGCTATCTG ATGAAGTTGTGCTAGATCTACTGTCCcagaaaatggaagaactgctgtctgaaataaaaatccgTTTTCCATCTCGCCTG GAGATAATGACCCTTGTGGATGCAACGCTTTTGAAactgcagaagtga
- the STKLD1 gene encoding serine/threonine kinase-like domain-containing protein STKLD1 isoform X8 encodes MEKYEVLEQLQPGALGTMLVVELKTEKGAEKKCIIKQVECIEEKQANEALKEARDLLKLHHSNICAYKELFVTWDNEISSLFLCLVMRHLGQGDLSSVIKEKRQKSEKIADMVIVKFLGQMVDALFYIHKQSIFHRNLKPSNILVTGEASFMLSDFSTETLMTDEMKWKIRVEENSKSWMAPETFVFSFTEKSDIWSLGCILLDMTTCFVLNAEEITSLLQDIRQDTSRLEGVLTLMQNEDNSSLPLFSILFMMLQIEPSMRPTAKDLTDVPFIRECLTVAGASSVKLKKSLPPKIIDVLLEGGIESVLDFMQAFWDIEEVQAKAIQHLASFIRDKSALPYLRTFTELITFAMKTHVDSLKLQVDGCSLLLEILSQEQDVVMALDENVTSSLLDTVRKYSENEELLSLVCTLLMMISASEVAAENLRKVGVIPDLLSILRNFLHNEKICLSCCGVLWSLAVSENNVDQALLKSAVPVTSAVLQEHLQNGRVTESACSALWALSLQVPTSRIG; translated from the exons ATGGAGAAATATGAG gtgctggagcagctccagcctggggcGCTGGGCACTATGCTCGTAGTTGAATTGAAAACCGAAAAGGGTGCGGAGAAGAAATGTATAATAAAGCAG GTTGAATGCattgaggaaaagcaagcaaatgagGCCTTGAAGGAG gCAAGGGATTTGCTTAAACTTCATCATTCAAACATCTGTGCTTACAAGGAATTGTTTGTGACTTGGGATAATGAG ATATCATCTCTGTTCCTTTGTCTGGTAATGCGGCACTTAGGCCAAGGAGATCTTTCATCTGTaatcaaggaaaaaaggcagaagtcagaaaaaataGCGGACATG GTGATTGTGAAGTTCCTGGGGCAGATGGTGGATGCTTTGTTTTATATACACAAACAAAGTATTTTCCACAG AAATCTCAAGCCATCAAACATACTTGTGACTGGTGAAGCATCCTTCATGCTTAGCGACTTCAGTACAGAAACACTTATGACAGATgagatgaaatggaaaataagagtGGAAGAAA ATAGCAAGTCTTGGATGGCTccagaaacatttgttttttcttttactgagaAATCTGACATCTGGTCTCTAGGTTGTATTCTACTTGACATGACGACCTGCTTTGTTCTGAAT GCAGAAGAGATAACTTCATTACTGCAGGATATTAGACAGGATACCAGCCGTCTTGAGGGAGTTCTGACATTAATGCAAAACGAAGATAACAGCtctttgcctttattttcaattttatttatgatGCTACAGATTGAGCCCAGCATGAGACCCACAGCAAA GGATCTGACTGATGTTCCATTTATTAGGGAATGCCTGACTGTTGCTGGTGCCTcttcagtaaaactgaaaaagtctTTGCCTCCCAAAATAATAGATGTGCTTCTTGAGGGAGGAATCGAAAGTGTTCTAG ATTTCATGCAGGCTTTCTGGGATATAGAAGAAGTACAGGCTAAAGCCATTCAGCACCTTGCCAGCTTTATAAGAGATAAAAGTG CCTTGCCCTATCTGCGAACGTTCACGGAATTGATCACTTTTGCCATGAAGACTCATGTAGATTCTCTCAAGTTACAAGTAGATGGTTGCAGTTTATTGCTTGAAATTCTTAGTCAAG AACAGGATGTGGTGATGGCCCTGGATGAGAATGTGACCAGCTCTCTGTTAGACACAGTGagaaaatactctgaaaatgaagagttACTTTCATTGGTCTGCACATTGTTGATGATGATTTCAGCCAGTG aagttgCTGCAGAGAATCTAAGGAAAGTTGGAGTAATTCCAGACCTTCTgtcaattttaagaaattttcttcataatgaaAAGATCTGCCTCTCTTGCTGTGGAGTTCTCTGGAGCTTGGCTGTGAGTG AGAATAATGTAGATCAAGCGTTGCTGAAAAGTGCTGTGCCTGTTACCTCTGCGGTCCTTCAAGAGCACCTCCAGAACGGAAGAGTTACGGAGTCTGCTTGCTCGGCTCTATGGGCATTGTCACTCCAAG taCCCACCAGCAGAATAGGCTGA
- the STKLD1 gene encoding serine/threonine kinase-like domain-containing protein STKLD1 isoform X5: MEKYEVLEQLQPGALGTMLVVELKTEKGAEKKCIIKQVECIEEKQANEALKEARDLLKLHHSNICAYKELFVTWDNEISSLFLCLVMRHLGQGDLSSVIKEKRQKSEKIADMVIVKFLGQMVDALFYIHKQSIFHRNLKPSNILVTGEASFMLSDFSTETLMTDEMKWKIRVEENSKSWMAPETFVFSFTEKSDIWSLGCILLDMTTCFVLNAEEITSLLQDIRQDTSRLEGVLTLMQNEDNSSLPLFSILFMMLQIEPSMRPTAKDLTDVPFIRECLTVAGASSVKLKKSLPPKIIDVLLEGGIESVLDFMQAFWDIEEVQAKAIQHLASFIRDKSALPYLRTFTELITFAMKTHVDSLKLQVDGCSLLLEILSQEQDVVMALDENVTSSLLDTVRKYSENEELLSLVCTLLMMISASEVAAENLRKVGVIPDLLSILRNFLHNEKICLSCCGVLWSLAVSENNVDQALLKSAVPVTSAVLQEHLQNGRVTESACSALWALSLQGCLTENEYEPTTALLLDVLRMNPERPVLVKNACLALASLLRLSEISALRFITDSKGSGINVIKDAYHLHFDDLEVVESICMLTNEMVQYDLLLSALL; encoded by the exons ATGGAGAAATATGAG gtgctggagcagctccagcctggggcGCTGGGCACTATGCTCGTAGTTGAATTGAAAACCGAAAAGGGTGCGGAGAAGAAATGTATAATAAAGCAG GTTGAATGCattgaggaaaagcaagcaaatgagGCCTTGAAGGAG gCAAGGGATTTGCTTAAACTTCATCATTCAAACATCTGTGCTTACAAGGAATTGTTTGTGACTTGGGATAATGAG ATATCATCTCTGTTCCTTTGTCTGGTAATGCGGCACTTAGGCCAAGGAGATCTTTCATCTGTaatcaaggaaaaaaggcagaagtcagaaaaaataGCGGACATG GTGATTGTGAAGTTCCTGGGGCAGATGGTGGATGCTTTGTTTTATATACACAAACAAAGTATTTTCCACAG AAATCTCAAGCCATCAAACATACTTGTGACTGGTGAAGCATCCTTCATGCTTAGCGACTTCAGTACAGAAACACTTATGACAGATgagatgaaatggaaaataagagtGGAAGAAA ATAGCAAGTCTTGGATGGCTccagaaacatttgttttttcttttactgagaAATCTGACATCTGGTCTCTAGGTTGTATTCTACTTGACATGACGACCTGCTTTGTTCTGAAT GCAGAAGAGATAACTTCATTACTGCAGGATATTAGACAGGATACCAGCCGTCTTGAGGGAGTTCTGACATTAATGCAAAACGAAGATAACAGCtctttgcctttattttcaattttatttatgatGCTACAGATTGAGCCCAGCATGAGACCCACAGCAAA GGATCTGACTGATGTTCCATTTATTAGGGAATGCCTGACTGTTGCTGGTGCCTcttcagtaaaactgaaaaagtctTTGCCTCCCAAAATAATAGATGTGCTTCTTGAGGGAGGAATCGAAAGTGTTCTAG ATTTCATGCAGGCTTTCTGGGATATAGAAGAAGTACAGGCTAAAGCCATTCAGCACCTTGCCAGCTTTATAAGAGATAAAAGTG CCTTGCCCTATCTGCGAACGTTCACGGAATTGATCACTTTTGCCATGAAGACTCATGTAGATTCTCTCAAGTTACAAGTAGATGGTTGCAGTTTATTGCTTGAAATTCTTAGTCAAG AACAGGATGTGGTGATGGCCCTGGATGAGAATGTGACCAGCTCTCTGTTAGACACAGTGagaaaatactctgaaaatgaagagttACTTTCATTGGTCTGCACATTGTTGATGATGATTTCAGCCAGTG aagttgCTGCAGAGAATCTAAGGAAAGTTGGAGTAATTCCAGACCTTCTgtcaattttaagaaattttcttcataatgaaAAGATCTGCCTCTCTTGCTGTGGAGTTCTCTGGAGCTTGGCTGTGAGTG AGAATAATGTAGATCAAGCGTTGCTGAAAAGTGCTGTGCCTGTTACCTCTGCGGTCCTTCAAGAGCACCTCCAGAACGGAAGAGTTACGGAGTCTGCTTGCTCGGCTCTATGGGCATTGTCACTCCAAG gttgCTTAACTGAAAATGAGTATGAGCCCACAACAGCGCTTCTGCTGGATGTGCTCAGGATGAACCCAGAAAGACCAGTGCTGGTGAAGAATGCCTGCCTGGCATTAGCAAGCCTGCTAAGGCTATCTG AAATATCAGCTTTGAGATTCATAACAGATTCAAAAGGCAGTGGAATAAACGTGATCAAAGATGCCTATCACCTTCACTTTGATGATCTGGAAGTGGTGGAAAGTATCTGTATGCTGACTAACGAGATGGTTCAGTACG ATCTGttgctctctgctctcctttaG
- the STKLD1 gene encoding serine/threonine kinase-like domain-containing protein STKLD1 isoform X1, translating into MEKYEVLEQLQPGALGTMLVVELKTEKGAEKKCIIKQVECIEEKQANEALKEARDLLKLHHSNICAYKELFVTWDNEISSLFLCLVMRHLGQGDLSSVIKEKRQKSEKIADMVIVKFLGQMVDALFYIHKQSIFHRNLKPSNILVTGEASFMLSDFSTETLMTDEMKWKIRVEENSKSWMAPETFVFSFTEKSDIWSLGCILLDMTTCFVLNAEEITSLLQDIRQDTSRLEGVLTLMQNEDNSSLPLFSILFMMLQIEPSMRPTAKDLTDVPFIRECLTVAGASSVKLKKSLPPKIIDVLLEGGIESVLDFMQAFWDIEEVQAKAIQHLASFIRDKSALPYLRTFTELITFAMKTHVDSLKLQVDGCSLLLEILSQEQDVVMALDENVTSSLLDTVRKYSENEELLSLVCTLLMMISASEVAAENLRKVGVIPDLLSILRNFLHNEKICLSCCGVLWSLAVSENNVDQALLKSAVPVTSAVLQEHLQNGRVTESACSALWALSLQGCLTENEYEPTTALLLDVLRMNPERPVLVKNACLALASLLRLSEISALRFITDSKGSGINVIKDAYHLHFDDLEVVESICMLTNEMVQYAPGETIGSCNCKLPCSLTDEVVLDLLSQKMEELLSEIKIRFPSRLEIMTLVDATLLKLQK; encoded by the exons ATGGAGAAATATGAG gtgctggagcagctccagcctggggcGCTGGGCACTATGCTCGTAGTTGAATTGAAAACCGAAAAGGGTGCGGAGAAGAAATGTATAATAAAGCAG GTTGAATGCattgaggaaaagcaagcaaatgagGCCTTGAAGGAG gCAAGGGATTTGCTTAAACTTCATCATTCAAACATCTGTGCTTACAAGGAATTGTTTGTGACTTGGGATAATGAG ATATCATCTCTGTTCCTTTGTCTGGTAATGCGGCACTTAGGCCAAGGAGATCTTTCATCTGTaatcaaggaaaaaaggcagaagtcagaaaaaataGCGGACATG GTGATTGTGAAGTTCCTGGGGCAGATGGTGGATGCTTTGTTTTATATACACAAACAAAGTATTTTCCACAG AAATCTCAAGCCATCAAACATACTTGTGACTGGTGAAGCATCCTTCATGCTTAGCGACTTCAGTACAGAAACACTTATGACAGATgagatgaaatggaaaataagagtGGAAGAAA ATAGCAAGTCTTGGATGGCTccagaaacatttgttttttcttttactgagaAATCTGACATCTGGTCTCTAGGTTGTATTCTACTTGACATGACGACCTGCTTTGTTCTGAAT GCAGAAGAGATAACTTCATTACTGCAGGATATTAGACAGGATACCAGCCGTCTTGAGGGAGTTCTGACATTAATGCAAAACGAAGATAACAGCtctttgcctttattttcaattttatttatgatGCTACAGATTGAGCCCAGCATGAGACCCACAGCAAA GGATCTGACTGATGTTCCATTTATTAGGGAATGCCTGACTGTTGCTGGTGCCTcttcagtaaaactgaaaaagtctTTGCCTCCCAAAATAATAGATGTGCTTCTTGAGGGAGGAATCGAAAGTGTTCTAG ATTTCATGCAGGCTTTCTGGGATATAGAAGAAGTACAGGCTAAAGCCATTCAGCACCTTGCCAGCTTTATAAGAGATAAAAGTG CCTTGCCCTATCTGCGAACGTTCACGGAATTGATCACTTTTGCCATGAAGACTCATGTAGATTCTCTCAAGTTACAAGTAGATGGTTGCAGTTTATTGCTTGAAATTCTTAGTCAAG AACAGGATGTGGTGATGGCCCTGGATGAGAATGTGACCAGCTCTCTGTTAGACACAGTGagaaaatactctgaaaatgaagagttACTTTCATTGGTCTGCACATTGTTGATGATGATTTCAGCCAGTG aagttgCTGCAGAGAATCTAAGGAAAGTTGGAGTAATTCCAGACCTTCTgtcaattttaagaaattttcttcataatgaaAAGATCTGCCTCTCTTGCTGTGGAGTTCTCTGGAGCTTGGCTGTGAGTG AGAATAATGTAGATCAAGCGTTGCTGAAAAGTGCTGTGCCTGTTACCTCTGCGGTCCTTCAAGAGCACCTCCAGAACGGAAGAGTTACGGAGTCTGCTTGCTCGGCTCTATGGGCATTGTCACTCCAAG gttgCTTAACTGAAAATGAGTATGAGCCCACAACAGCGCTTCTGCTGGATGTGCTCAGGATGAACCCAGAAAGACCAGTGCTGGTGAAGAATGCCTGCCTGGCATTAGCAAGCCTGCTAAGGCTATCTG AAATATCAGCTTTGAGATTCATAACAGATTCAAAAGGCAGTGGAATAAACGTGATCAAAGATGCCTATCACCTTCACTTTGATGATCTGGAAGTGGTGGAAAGTATCTGTATGCTGACTAACGAGATGGTTCAGTACG CTCCTGGTGAAACTATTGGCAGCTGTAACTGTAAATTACCCTGTTCACTTACAGATGAAGTTGTGCTAGATCTACTGTCCcagaaaatggaagaactgctgtctgaaataaaaatccgTTTTCCATCTCGCCTG GAGATAATGACCCTTGTGGATGCAACGCTTTTGAAactgcagaagtga